Genomic window (Vampirovibrionales bacterium):
CCTTCAAGCCAAAACGTCACCGGCCACCGGTACGCCATAGCGTGAAGGAAGGAGACATCCAGAAACTGATTAACGCTACCAAGAACCCCCTGGATCGCCTGATGATCATCCTCCTGGCCTCTACGGGCTTGCGGGCCTCGGAAGCCTGTGACCTGAAACTAGAAGATATCGACTTTGAGGAGCGGCGGCTTGTTGTCCGTTGCGGCAAGTGGGGGAAGGAACGCAAGGTTGGAATAGGAGAAGGGCTTCTGTTGGCCATTCAGAACTACTTAAAAACCCGCCCTGGCCTCAAGTCCTCCGATCAGCTTCTCCAGAACACGGCCAGAGAAGCGTTGGATCGAAATGGCGTCTACCAGCGGCTCGAAAAATAGGGCGCAGGGTAGACGTTAAAGTCACACCCCACGCCCTACGCCGGGCCTTTGTCACCATCAATGTCCGAAACGGCGTTCCGTTGGTCTATCTCCAGATTGCCTGCGGCCACGGGGAGATTACCACTACCCGGTCTTACTGCCAGACCAGCGAAGAGGAAGTCATTGAGGCGATGAAGACTAGGTGGTGTCGACATTCACACTTCCCCTAATTAGGAATCCGTGATCTACTATCCTTGTTGGTTATGCGAGGATAGAGAGATGGAATTAACGGATGAGCAGTGGGAGAAAATCAAGGACGCCCTGCCGGGGAAGGCCGGTGATCCGGGCAGAACGGCGTCGGACAATCGTTTGTTTGTGGAGGCCGTCTATTGGGTGGGCAGAAACGGAGGCCGCTGGCGGTCTTTACCACCGGAGTTCGGTAAATGGTA
Coding sequences:
- a CDS encoding tyrosine-type recombinase/integrase, with the protein product MFNFKKHRDYLDGWQRAMATGLMTGRPFSRHTSSQYVRYMVPFLQKYGSVSIENLKAELSAVPTDQFSKRNSIFRAVVSFAKYLIQENTLHPTFLDKAKPFKPKRHRPPVRHSVKEGDIQKLINATKNPLDRLMIILLASTGLRASEACDLKLEDIDFEERRLVVRCGKWGKERKVGIGEGLLLAIQNYLKTRPGLKSSDQLLQNTAREALDRNGVYQRLEK